The Alphaproteobacteria bacterium US3C007 genomic interval CTCATCCAAATAAAGTGGTTTGCGATAGCGTAACATGGGCGCGCAAGCAGCCGAAGATTCCAACGCTTCATAAGCCAAGGGAAGCTCAATACCTGCGGCTTGGGCGAGGTTAAGCGATTCTGCGGCGGCCTGATTCAAGCTGTGTATCACCGAATTGATCGCAAGCTTCATCGTCGCACCTGCAGATTGCTTGCCAAGGATGATCGTTTTTTCGCCCAAAGCGTCAAAAATTGGCAACAAAGGCTGCGCTATTTCCTCTGACCCACCCACCATAATCATCAATTTGCCCGCTTGAGCGGCATGGGTGGCGCCGGAAACCGGCGCGTCTATGATAGCAGCACGGCTTGATTGGCTTTGTAATCGGTTGATCCAATTCGGGCTGACAGTGCTCATCTCAATGAACACCATGGCTTTTTTGCCTTTTAATAAGCCCGCCTCGCCCAGATAGACGTCTTGAGAGGCGGCATCATCGGCAAGCATTGTAATAACGATATCGCAGGTAGAGGCTAAGGCTTCTGGTGTTTGAGCGATCTGGCACTGCATTTCAGTCGCAAAAGATGCGCTGCGCTCAGGGTTGCGGTTCCAGACTTGAATATCGAAACCAGCATTGATCAGATTTTTGGCCATGGGAACGCCCATGCGGCCCAGGCCCGCCATCCCTAATTTCATAGTCTGCCACTTTCAATTATCGGCTCAACTGCATTTTTATTGGATGCACCAACCGCCATCGATATGCAGCATTTGACCGGTCATATAATCGCTGTCATGGCTGGCCAAAAATGCCGCTGTGCCTTTTACATCATCGGGGTAGGAGACGCGTTTGATCACAAGCTCATTATTGGTGATATCTTCGTAAGCTTGCCCCGCCCGCTCTTTGAAGCCAATTTCAACTAAATCTTTGTCAAGCTGTTCCCAAAGCGGCGTAACAACCACGCCGGGAGCATACCCGTTCACGGTAATATTATGTTCCGCCAACGCGACGGCACCGCAATGCGTTAACGCCAAACATCCGTATTTTGAAGTGCAATAGACGGTCACATCCACCAAAGGCTTACGGGAGGCAATGCTGCCAACATTGATCAGTTTATATACGTGTTCTTGCGGACCCTGTTTAATCATTTGGCGCGCTGTTTCTTGCATGCCAAGCCACATCGCCTTTGTGTTGACCGACATGATCATATCCCAATTGTCTTCATCAATATCCATAAAAAACCGTGGCTTATTAAGACCTGCGTTGAACAGGCCGATATTGATCATGCCAAAAGCATCCACAGTGGCGGCCACGGCAGCCGCGTTGTCTTCGCGTTTGGTAACATCCATTTGAACTGCAATCGCTTTTCCATTGCCGCGCGCATTGATGGTTTCTGCCATTTTATTGGCTAAATCGATGTCTAAATCTCCGAGGCAAACATTTGCGCCCTGTTGCGCAAAATGTTCCGCGTTGGTTGCGCCCATGCCGCGTGCTGCGCCGGTAATTAATATGTTTTTTCCTGCTAATCTTTGCGGGTCCATGGTAAAAGCCTCCCAGTGCACTTTTATTATTTACTAATCGGTTCCAATTACCGATCCATCATTGTCAAAAGATTTCACGGTGCAAAATTCGAATGCATCCAAAATGAATTTAATTGATCCATACTGGACTAATTAATGGTTCTGAATTTTGGCTTTTGGCTGTTGGTTTGAAAGAGCTGCGAAAGTAGCAAAACATTTAGGGAGGACGAACATGTCTTATTTGAATAAGGTGGCCGGGGTTGCAGTTGCGGCAAGCGTCGCACTGGGCGGCATGGCCACATCAGTGCTGGCTGCATCCATTGTTTCTTTTAACGGACCCGCAGGGGAGGCTTATGTTGGCCGTTTCATTAAAGGGATTAAAGAAA includes:
- a CDS encoding NAD(P)-dependent oxidoreductase, producing the protein MKLGMAGLGRMGVPMAKNLINAGFDIQVWNRNPERSASFATEMQCQIAQTPEALASTCDIVITMLADDAASQDVYLGEAGLLKGKKAMVFIEMSTVSPNWINRLQSQSSRAAIIDAPVSGATHAAQAGKLMIMVGGSEEIAQPLLPIFDALGEKTIILGKQSAGATMKLAINSVIHSLNQAAAESLNLAQAAGIELPLAYEALESSAACAPMLRYRKPLYLDERAHQVTFTVGLAAKDVDLATRLARSLDVQMPQAELNLGILNQASQNGYANRDMASVISYLKKEHT
- a CDS encoding SDR family oxidoreductase; the protein is MDPQRLAGKNILITGAARGMGATNAEHFAQQGANVCLGDLDIDLANKMAETINARGNGKAIAVQMDVTKREDNAAAVAATVDAFGMINIGLFNAGLNKPRFFMDIDEDNWDMIMSVNTKAMWLGMQETARQMIKQGPQEHVYKLINVGSIASRKPLVDVTVYCTSKYGCLALTHCGAVALAEHNITVNGYAPGVVVTPLWEQLDKDLVEIGFKERAGQAYEDITNNELVIKRVSYPDDVKGTAAFLASHDSDYMTGQMLHIDGGWCIQ